The following DNA comes from Solanum stenotomum isolate F172 chromosome 11, ASM1918654v1, whole genome shotgun sequence.
AGAAACTCGAAATATGACATAGAATAGAAGTGATGGAGTACTCCCTTTTGTCCACTTTATTTAACTGTTATTTTTAGTTTTCACCTTTATCTTtactaaataaatatgaagatATATAAATATGGTAAAAAAAGGTAGTgttaaattgaaattaaagaataatttaatcaaaatgtCTTTTTAATAAATGTTTCTTTAAGACCTGgaataaaacataaagaaataataaaatggaTCAAAGGGTGTATTCTATTGGATAATTGGTTCATATATATCAAACTCAAAGGCACTCTAGTGTACAAAGTATCGCGttttcaatacaaatattaataaatgATTCTACTGCTCAAATCCGTAGTTACAAGTTGATTCATTTTTAATATCAAACGGGAGGTaatgtatattttcttatatgttcAACATCTCTCTCATATTTTATCAACAAATGTTACGAAAATTTAATTAGCATCATCACACACCTCCTCCCACCCTCAATCAACTTCCACCCCAATGTACCCATTTAATTGCACAATTTACTCTTTAGACAGATAGTCTTTTAAGTTTTGTTCTTACCTTAACTTATTTTGTGAGGGATAAGTTCTTTAAGGATACAGAACATAACTTGTGAAATATTATGATGCGAAAATATCTCATAGAAAAGTTACTTGCCTTGAGAAGAGCAAATATTAAAGACCATCacaaaataggagcaaaaatgCAAATCACCCAATATACACACTTAAAagatactccctttgtcccaatttatgtgactagATTAAAATTTTGGgattcaaatttctaaattttgagtGCGACTTCGTACATAAAATCTTTTAAGTTTCTTAGTTTACaatttatatatctaaaaactatgtaaaaagtactatcaaacacaataatatttaaaaagcatattaaaaatctaatgaaaaacataattaaCTCCCGAAATTTCAACTTGCCACGTAAATCGAGACGGAGGGAGCATTTACGTACACAAAAGAAATCCAAGCTATAAGGTACAAACCAAATGGAGGGGGGCTTTCCCTCTTTTGCATAGTCAGTTGCCATTGACTCCTTAACTACAGTCTACAGAACACCAAATACAAGTATTCAAACGATTTTAACCATTCTCCTCACATTTGGTACAAAACACTTTTTACTTAATCCAAAAACTTACAAGCTTGGACAGAAAAACAAAGCATGTGAACATGGACACCCAGAAAATTCAGTGAAAATGATCAATTTCTATTCCGAAGCGGCCACTTCAACTGTATTTTCTCCTAAAGAGAGattcaaaaaaaggaaaagaataaattaCAAGGATATACTACACTAGTGGAATTTCTCTGACTAGACGAGTAAATGTACAAATATCTACAACCAATTCTAAGCCAGACTTTGAAGAACATCAGGTTGCCACATCCGAATGCCTGAATTCTGCAATGCCGGTAGAATAAAAATGATTCCACTAGTGGGCAACAAAAATCAAAGAAGCGGCCAACTATCTGGAAGGGTGATACTAGCATAAATAGTCTTGGGCCTCTTGGCACAACTCTCTGCAAGGCAGATTAGATTGCCAGAGTCAGCGATTGACGAGACCCTGCAGTGCCAGTTCATCAAAACAATGGAATTGTCCACCTGTAACCATGAATCAAATCAGTAACCATCTACCTGGAAGATATGAATACTAGCTCAAAATAAAGTATAAGACTTGGGCTATAGATTTCTCTGCTGCTAATTGGAATTTGGAGGTCATAGGTTCACGAGGTAGTGCTACATGAACCTATTGATCTCTAAATGACAATTAAAGGAGGTTAACATCATTTGGGAGTTTTCTTTCCCCTTGTTTTCCCCTTCTCCTAGCTCAAGTCAAAAGCACAACAAAAATCATGCAAAATCCACACAAGCAGATAGTAAGTACTGATGTAGGAAATCAACCTCTGGTCAAGAAATAAAGGTGCTTAACAGTGACAAGCCAGAATAATTCAATGAGGGAAACATGACTTTCTTGGACAACTCTTAAATTCAAATGAGAAAACTGGCAGTTCTTTTGTTTCTCTTAAACCTTCACACCAGGACGATTTATATGCACTACTCGTTTCTAAATAGGGAAATACACAATTTCAGTGATGTATAGAATGGTACTGTTTTCTTGGGGGGAAACGAaattttaagagaatcttttTCTATGAAGTAATGATACAAAAATTTTAAGAGGAAGATATAAAAGTACCTAAAGATACACACAAACAGACAGGACTACATGAGGAGTAACCAAAGCCTGAATCTTCTATAAATTGAATAGGCTTCTCAGAACACCAGATGACTAACCCTGAATTGTCTTATAACAGAGCACCAAAACAACTTACCCGTCAATAGTTTGTAAGAGCAAACTCAATTGGTTTTCAAGTTACAAATATTTCAAACTTATCAAGAAATACATCATTCTAATTGGATACCAATTTAGCTTCATATCGATGCCATACAATCAAGGGAAAGTGGACTACCCAGTGCACCAACCCATGTatgtgggggtggggggtacTAAAACCCTACAGTGCACTTGCATTACTTAACAACCAATCTGGTGTATTTTCAATCATTGGAGACCTGCTTATATATGTGGTTTCTGTTCCGTGTCTGCTATTTTTTTAACTATTAGTTGGTCTCCTAAACAAGTGAACCCTCTTTTTGTTCAAGTATAGCTCAAACTAGTAGGGGAAATATATATCATCTTATATCTGCTCAGCAGGCCAATTTCATCTCAATACTCAACAATTTTTCCtactaaaacaaataaaagacaCTCTTTTTTTATAAGACAAATTTCAGTTCTAAGCAACTAGAGATTTTCCAACTCTCAAAAGCAATTAGTATTGATTATATGGATTctcctttttttatttagttatcaGTAATCACCTATATGGAGTCTCTACTTTAATGGTATTCGTTACCTAAATCTTACATGGATTATGAGAAATTACTTAGACAACTTCTCTCCATATGAGTTTAGGTCTATCTCGTCTCATTTCAAGTCTTCAATCAGCACAGTATTGTACCCAGTGTTGTTAAAAATGTTGAAGTGCTCGCTTAAAGCGAGAAGTGAAGCGAAGCAACAGGCTGTCATTCTAATGCCCTGAAGCGATGCAATGGTGAAGAAGCGTGCGCTCCTTTCCAAAGAGCAAAAAGCGTGCTTTTTATTAAAGCGAGAAAAGGCTCGCTTTTTAGAGATGAGCGCTAACtaagtttttatttaatttctgtAAATATACTTACATAAGTTTTACCAAATATTTTCCCTCCTTTGTCGACTACTGCTGGACTCTCTGTAAAAATACTTATGTCAGTtcctcttctcctcttctcttctcctctttctGTTTCTCTGCTCCACAAGGTAagtaggtttttttttttacttttcagtttGCTGTTTGTAATGCTACTTAAGTTAAGTAGCATTACGCattactctatttttatttcttctgaTTTAAGATTCCTCTGTTTGTAATGCTACTGGGTATGCTctgcttttctttttctttttctatttttgttttgcTGCTCTGTTCTGCtctatttttttccctttgttttttTGCTGTCCTGTGACTGAGACACTGTTCTGTTTTTGCTTGTAGTAAGCTGTATTTTCTTATTCAATATCTATTTCTAGTAtctattatttactttttaatctaagaattgaaagatttgCTTAATATGATACCtctattgagttcttgattattTATCTatgaatatttaatattttctagttTTATACTAAATAgcactttatttgaaaaaagcATGTGCTTCGCTTCACGCTTCGGTGAAGCAAGCCCTTTGCTTTTTTCCGTTTCACGCTTTCCAAAACCCTGATTGTACCAAGGGATGTATTTGGGGTCTTACATAAGACATGACCAAACTATCTCAAGCAACATACTCTCATTGTAACCTCTATATGCGCTACTTCCACTCTGTGCAAAATATGGAGGTAATAATATAAAGAATGGTAATGGGATCATAAATATCCATCTCCCTTTGGTCTGAAATGTATAAGCCATGTCTGCGAGTTCCAAAAAGCCTCAAAATTTTCTAAAAGAAGAAGATTTACTAGTTTATCTAtgcatatttaatattttctagttTTATACTAAATAGCACTTCATTTGAAAAAAGCATGCGACTCGCTACACACTTCAGTAAAGCAAGCCCTCCTCGTTTTTTTCCACTTCTCGCTTTCCAAAACATTGATTGTACCAAAGGATGTATTTGGAGTCTTACATAAGACATGACCAAACCATCTCAAGCAACATACTCTCATTGTAACCTCTATATGTGCTACTTACACCCTGTGCAGAATATGGAGGTAATAATATAAAGAATGGTAATGGGATCATAAATATCCATCTCCCTTTGGTCTGAAATGTATAAGCCATGGCTGCAAGTTCCAAAAAGCCACAGAATTTTCTAAAAGAAGAAGATTTACAGAGCACGAATGCTAATTACATAATAGCAGCAAAAAACAAAACCCATAATGCATGACCaaacaaaagaagtaaagttaCTTCAACTTGGAATTACTCATATGGTTACATTTCTGTACCTTCATGCCTTGGAACTAGTCCGAACAAAGTTAAGGCGAGAGAGATAATTGCTTTCAGCGAAATCATGTAAGGTGCGTGGTGCTCGTGCTCCATCATGACCCAGTTTACCATATTCTTCCTTCAACAACCTCCTACCTTCATCAGCCTCCTGCAAAAGTTGTATCCAAAACTGTAAATTCAAGTTGGAAAGTATTTGGGGAAATTTCACTTAATAACCACCCTAAATGTTGATCAAAGTAAGAAAATGGAACTTCCAATAAATGAACTAAGAAATCAGGATGATATCCTTTTCGGCAGAGATGAAATTAATGCAGATCTCTGGTCAGAGGATTAATCCAAATAACTGTAACGTTCATTAGAGACAGAAATACCTGTAAGAACTTCATCATTTGCTCCTCAATTGTGCCACTCATCGCCAGTGTTTCCACGAGAATAGGACGTGTAGCACCCATCCGATGAGCACGACTGATCACCTGTTCCTCCATACTGATAAGTATCACGAGAAGTCAAACAATAATGTGTTAGAAAGCTGCGCAAACACTCAGCAGGATAGCTTTTTGATTCTCGGAGAACAATAGTCAACTAAAGTCTAGAAGAAAGTTTTGGGCATTTTTCACCGTTTGGAATTTTCCCCCCCAAAATGGTCAGCTTTCCAGTTCATTACTCGGAAGGTTGTCTTTGGACAAGTTAAACTTATGCAACTACATAACCATGGGCTTTTTCCAAAGGCATTACAAGGAAACAAACACAAAGCCTATATTCATAAGGTATGCATAATCACAGTAAGCTAAACATATCTATTACCTTTTGTCCCATATTGGCTCCATTAAATAGACATGTGTCACAAAGCTCAGGTCAAGACCTAAAGCTGCACTTCCGTCCATTAAAAGAGCCATGCAGTCAACATCATGCTGAAATGTTGTCAGTGCTTTCACCTGAATCACGCAAGTATAACTAAATAATTCCGGAAATACCACAGCAACCATCCAAAGAAGTTTGTTAGAAagataatcataaaaatcagaATGGATAAACAGTCATACCTTGCTGATGGAAGGCATTGGACTATACAAACTGGCAAAACTGATACCAGCAATGGCTAACTGCCAGGAGAACATGGAGTGATCAGACCatcaaatgataaattaaaatattaaacagAAATGCTCACAATGAAGTACCGTTACCTGCTGTTCAATTACATGTATGTGCTCCAGAAACTGAGAAAATATGATAACTTTCTGTGGAATTATATTGCAGAAATCACTTGATGGCCCAACCAAATACTGTTGCGATGAAAACGTGCTGAAATTGTTTATCCTAGTATGGACATGAGATACACTAGTCTCAACAATTTTGTCCTCGTTAGAGATAATAATCATCCTATTAGCTTCCTTTATTTCCTTTAATCTATCAACAAGATAAGCAACTTTACTGCTAGATGTTGATTGCCAATCGGGATTCCAGTCATCCTTCAGaagaataatcaaatattaGTAAGTAGTTTGCTACGGGATAACAAAAAATGAACTATAAACTAGGTCTTGCCCAATATGTATGTCCTCGAGGATTAGACCTACCTGTTTATAAGATGGTTGCAACTCAATCAGATCCTTTGGAACGGGCCACTTTGGATTAGGATTTTCAGGACGGGCCAGTGTTTCAGGACTTTGCATCTCATACAAGTTACCACAGCCAGGAATTGTACACTTCTCGCTATCTAAAGAAACACAGTCAAGGCATAATAGATGTTTACAAGGTGTAATCACTGGTAGACGGCACCATACTTTACAcctacataaattattttagaaaacaaaatcaaaatcatgaTGCATTTGGTCTAACAAAAACATTGCTCACATATGATCTCAGAGGCTATGACTAACCTCATGCAGTTTCCACCAAATAAAATGTGATATTTTATCAGACCATACTCCTCTGAAGTGGGATCCAGACCATCCTCAACTAAGATATCCATAGTTTCTTGAATATCATCACCTGCCTCTGTCACTCTGATATGTCCAGCTACACAGCACGAAAGTCTTACATTTCTGATGGTAGTACTTCGGAATTTCCATTGTTTAGGGTTCAGTAAACTCTCAACATGAGAAGGATCATTCCAGTCTGCCATTAGTATGTTTCTCCGCACGGTTTCTACCAATTCATTATAAGTTCTGGCATGTTCTTCAGTAAAATTTAAGAGTGTTACTTTCTTGATGCAAGGGGGAATATTCTGCAAATCTTTTTTCCTGGCACTGATCATGCACCTGTGAAGTAACTGTAGCAAACGTGACCGACCCTCTTCCATCTCTGCTTCAAATGGCCTGAGAATACCAGCTTCCCAGGCTTTCTGATTCTGTCCATAAGCTTCATCATGGAGGTACTTAAGTAAGGGTTGCAGATGAGAAAGCTGGCTACTGGGGGTGTTTGGAGTTGGTGTTCCAGTTAATAACCAGCGATTGGTAGCACGCAATGAAACAGCCATTTGCAGTTTGTTGGTCAAAGTTAGACTTGAACCAAGGGTATGACCTTCATCTAATATAATTCTCAGCCAATGAACTTGCATCAGGACACTTCTCTTTTTTGGGCCCCACTCAGCACTTAGGCGACTGAATGTAGTTATAACCACATCATAATCCCAAGCAAGACTATGTGCAGAGGGCCGTTTATGATCAGTCCAGACAAAAACTCTCAACTGCCCTCGTCTTACATGCCTCTCAATCTGACCTCTCCAATGATCAACTAGATTTGAAGGGACAACAACTAAAGTAGCCCGAGACAAATACAATCTAAATGAATCCAGAGGTCTACACAGAGCTACTCTTAGGGCATCCAAATCAAAGACCAGGTTCACAAGACCTCTAGGATAGTACCACATAATTGTACCCTTAGCAACCCTCTTGACAAGACCAAAGgcttgaaatattttatgatgGGCATGAGGAACTCCTATGGAAGTCTGTACAATAGGTTGCACCAACCCAGTTGTTTCCATTTCTAACAGCTTCTGTGGTGACAGCTTAGCTAACCAAATTATAGCCTTCTTTGCTTCTGAATCCATAATTGAATATTCATCCTTCAGCACACCggtaaaaaatgatatattttcttCCAGTCCCCCAGGAGTTTCTTTACTATGAAATCCTGGAAGGCAAGTGATATGTTGCTTATGATCCCAAGAGACTTCTGCAACACTACAACTCTGATATAATGGATCAGTATTCATACTGCAGAACCATGCAGAAGTAGTATCTGCTGCACCGGCTTCTGCAAGCCTCCGCCATTTGTGACAAGCATCACACTGGATCCAAGTTTCCTTGAGCTCATAGTTCTCTGTAGAAGGCTCATGAAACCTCTTACTACTACGAGATAATTTATGTGAATAACCAGATTTCTCATATGCTGAGCTTTTTCGCTGGTTGTTGGCAGCAagctttcttttttttgagtttttccgAGCATTTCTCTCTTCAGGAAAAGGGGACGCTCCTTCATATGCATACATAAGATCTCTTTTTATCTGGCTATAGCTACTGGTACACCTCGCAGTAGACCTTCTTGGAGTGGAATGTGTGACTGTATGTGAACTGATTTCTGAAATTGCTATATGATCAGCTGAATTAACAACCATGGATCCAAGTGATGTGGAGAAGCTGTTCAAGCTTTTCTCTGGGGTTACTTTCTCTAAAGATAATTGTCCTCTTCGGCCATTGTGTCCAGTAGCTCTACTAGATAATAAAACACCAGAACTGACTGTATCTTCACTACTAAGCTCATAATAACCACACCTCTGATCAGCATTATGCATACACCAGATGACTTGTGCACCATCTGGTGGCTCTGCCAGTGTTCCCTGAGTCTTCAAAATGAGAGAAAGAGCAGTAATAGTTTTACCTAAGCCAGGCTCATCACAGAACATTCCCCCATGGAAATCCTTGATTGTAGGAGCATGCCCTGTGGCTATTTGACCAGAAACAGCATTTATATAAAAAGCAAATCCATCTTCAGTGACAAAATCCATGTACAGTGGGTGCTGAAGTAATTCAACATTACGCTCACGCTGTAACATCCAGTCAACTGCAGCCAGCTGATGAGCAAACAATTTCAGCTTCATACATGGCATGATTGATGCAGCCAGAAATTTTAAATGTCGACATGTTGCAGAAACCCTGAGAAGATCAGCAGGACAAAGTGAAGAAAGAATACTGATCAAAATATCATCTGTTATCACCCAGATACCCGATCTACTAGTATCAAGGGGATTCACTCTTAAAGAATCAGGATTTCCCCTCTTTTCTACACTAGGTAAGCTCTTAAAAATTTCATGGAGCTCAAAGAGCTTTTTCTTGGAAGGGTCAGATGCACTGCAGTGCAGTTTGCATCCTAGAACATGACAGTCAGACAGATTCCAAATACTAAAATCCTTTTCAACACCAAGTTTAGCAGACTGAAGCATAGAACTCCAAGCTTCCCAGTCACAACTGTAAAGAAAAATTAGGGACATTCATTAGAATCAGCTGCACAGCTGCATTAAATATTTAGGACATAAATCAGCATTAGCTGCATAGACAATTAAATGCAACGGAATTTTCTAAAGCTCCAACTCAACTAGAAATTCTACGAACCACTGTTAATAGATTCAAGAACTGCCCATCAGGTCACTTGGTGTAATGGTGTTAAGATAttagataattaataattatttcaacTGCAAATTCGACAACCTAAAACTCCATAGAAGAATATCTGAATCCATCTTCATTGGAATTGCattttctaaaaatttattGCACATTGATGTCACAATTACTCCAACTAAATCAAAGCAGAGATGCAAAGGAAAGTTTTTTCTCTTCGTTTTGTCAGAATAATTATCAcccaaaaagaaaagggaaagaaaaactTTTAGCACCTAAATCTATACTATTAATCTACAACCCCGATTCTAATAAAATGTTGCTCCTATTGAGTCAATGGTATCCCTAAATTAATCATCCATCATTGTTCACTAATTACTAAAATGATCCTATCAGTAGCTTGACTAGCAAGAGAGCTGGACAGGTCTTTCCACTATACTAAACAGGATAAAGATGACATCAATTACCCAATTT
Coding sequences within:
- the LOC125845067 gene encoding F-box protein At3g54460, translating into MEVDYSIPDHKLCGFFLTAVEISSPPHSSELHITLPLNSQCYIAGDGSNVHFVTDNDVELCPIGSQTEEDRNDVVPMKKRSRIGMVNGSLSVVHQLHKLVMQKCLKIVSRVVEVVERCVDDGDEEVRAVVLVDVYLPIALWSGWQFPKSGPVAAALFRHVSCDWEAWSSMLQSAKLGVEKDFSIWNLSDCHVLGCKLHCSASDPSKKKLFELHEIFKSLPSVEKRGNPDSLRVNPLDTSRSGIWVITDDILISILSSLCPADLLRVSATCRHLKFLAASIMPCMKLKLFAHQLAAVDWMLQRERNVELLQHPLYMDFVTEDGFAFYINAVSGQIATGHAPTIKDFHGGMFCDEPGLGKTITALSLILKTQGTLAEPPDGAQVIWCMHNADQRCGYYELSSEDTVSSGVLLSSRATGHNGRRGQLSLEKVTPEKSLNSFSTSLGSMVVNSADHIAISEISSHTVTHSTPRRSTARCTSSYSQIKRDLMYAYEGASPFPEERNARKNSKKRKLAANNQRKSSAYEKSGYSHKLSRSSKRFHEPSTENYELKETWIQCDACHKWRRLAEAGAADTTSAWFCSMNTDPLYQSCSVAEVSWDHKQHITCLPGFHSKETPGGLEENISFFTGVLKDEYSIMDSEAKKAIIWLAKLSPQKLLEMETTGLVQPIVQTSIGVPHAHHKIFQAFGLVKRVAKGTIMWYYPRGLVNLVFDLDALRVALCRPLDSFRLYLSRATLVVVPSNLVDHWRGQIERHVRRGQLRVFVWTDHKRPSAHSLAWDYDVVITTFSRLSAEWGPKKRSVLMQVHWLRIILDEGHTLGSSLTLTNKLQMAVSLRATNRWLLTGTPTPNTPSSQLSHLQPLLKYLHDEAYGQNQKAWEAGILRPFEAEMEEGRSRLLQLLHRCMISARKKDLQNIPPCIKKVTLLNFTEEHARTYNELVETVRRNILMADWNDPSHVESLLNPKQWKFRSTTIRNVRLSCCVAGHIRVTEAGDDIQETMDILVEDGLDPTSEEYGLIKYHILFGGNCMRCKVWCRLPVITPCKHLLCLDCVSLDSEKCTIPGCGNLYEMQSPETLARPENPNPKWPVPKDLIELQPSYKQDDWNPDWQSTSSSKVAYLVDRLKEIKEANRMIIISNEDKIVETSVSHVHTRINNFSTFSSQQYLVGPSSDFCNIIPQKVIIFSQFLEHIHVIEQQLAIAGISFASLYSPMPSISKVKALTTFQHDVDCMALLMDGSAALGLDLSFVTHVYLMEPIWDKSMEEQVISRAHRMGATRPILVETLAMSGTIEEQMMKFLQEADEGRRLLKEEYGKLGHDGARAPRTLHDFAESNYLSRLNFVRTSSKA